From the genome of Nakamurella flavida, one region includes:
- a CDS encoding NAD(P)/FAD-dependent oxidoreductase, with product MGHRPDVVVVGAGVAGLACAADLQARGLQVRVLEKADRVGGRIRTERLDGYLCDIGFQLLNPAYPQVGRTVDVPALGLQQFAAGVRVNRGSGSAVLGDPRREPHLLGRTLRSGLLDVREIAGLIRWAAPTVLAPQRSLRAPDRTVAQAWDAVGVRGPLRRQVLQPFLSGVLADDPGHASDTYVRLLIRSFLLGTPGLPREGMQALPDQLAARLSAPVETGTEVVGIGPGPVVRTASGKIRARAVVVATDLPAAAALDLTPTRPTGGLTTWWYATPDDLPRDRLLCVDGQGGPVANTAVVSAAAPSYAPPGRGLVQLTALSAAGLGDDRALAQAGRLWRADTTEWELLVRHDVHDALPVTRPPLPIRRPVDLGDGILLCGDHQDTPSTQGALASGHRAARATVRHLAG from the coding sequence ATGGGACACAGGCCGGATGTGGTGGTGGTCGGGGCCGGGGTCGCCGGGCTGGCGTGCGCGGCCGACCTCCAGGCCCGGGGCCTGCAGGTGCGCGTGCTGGAGAAGGCCGACCGCGTCGGTGGGCGGATCCGCACGGAACGTCTCGACGGCTACCTGTGCGACATCGGCTTCCAACTGCTCAACCCGGCGTACCCGCAGGTCGGCCGGACGGTCGACGTGCCGGCGTTGGGCCTGCAGCAGTTCGCCGCCGGAGTGCGGGTCAACCGGGGCTCGGGCTCGGCGGTGCTGGGCGACCCCCGGCGGGAGCCCCACCTGCTCGGTCGGACCCTGCGCAGCGGGTTGCTCGACGTCCGGGAGATCGCCGGTCTGATCCGGTGGGCGGCCCCGACGGTGCTCGCCCCCCAGCGGTCCCTGCGCGCCCCGGACCGCACGGTGGCCCAGGCGTGGGACGCGGTCGGCGTGCGGGGCCCGCTGCGCCGGCAGGTGCTGCAGCCGTTCCTGAGCGGCGTGCTCGCCGATGACCCCGGGCACGCGTCCGACACCTACGTCCGGTTGCTCATCCGCTCCTTCCTGCTCGGTACGCCGGGCCTGCCCCGCGAGGGGATGCAGGCCCTCCCCGACCAGCTGGCCGCACGTCTGTCCGCCCCCGTCGAGACCGGAACCGAGGTCGTGGGGATCGGGCCGGGACCGGTGGTGCGCACCGCATCCGGGAAGATCCGGGCGCGGGCCGTGGTCGTCGCCACCGATCTCCCGGCCGCGGCCGCCCTGGACCTCACCCCGACCCGGCCCACCGGTGGCCTGACCACCTGGTGGTACGCGACACCGGACGATCTGCCGCGGGACCGGCTGCTGTGCGTCGACGGACAGGGCGGACCCGTGGCCAACACGGCCGTCGTCTCCGCCGCCGCCCCCAGCTACGCGCCCCCGGGTCGGGGCCTCGTGCAGCTCACCGCGCTCAGCGCGGCCGGCCTCGGCGACGACCGCGCCCTGGCCCAGGCGGGCCGACTCTGGCGTGCGGACACCACGGAATGGGAGTTGCTGGTGCGGCACGACGTCCACGACGCCCTGCCCGTGACCCGCCCACCGCTGCCGATCCGGCGTCCGGTCGACCTGGGCGACGGGATCCTGCTGTGCGGGGACCACCAGGACACCCCGTCCACCCAGGGCGCCCTGGCCTCGGGTCACCGGGCGGCCCGGGCGACCGTCCGGCATCTGGCCGGCTGA
- a CDS encoding glycerol-3-phosphate dehydrogenase/oxidase, with product MNGETVAGRLGPAERAENFRRLAEETFDVVVIGAGVVGAGAALDAATRGLSVAMIEARDISSGTSSRSSKLFHGGLRYLEMFEFGLVREALRERELMLTKLCPHLAKPVSFLYPLSKSVVERPYVGAGLMMYDTMGGARSVPRHKHLTRAGALRLVPGLRRDALVGGIRYYDGQVDDARHTLAVARTAAAYGAVVQSSAQVVSFIKEADRVAGVRIRDVENADGGPAATIDVKARVVINAAGVWTDELQRLSGGRGRFKVRASKGVHLVVARDKITSESGIILKTEKSVLFVIPWKAHWIIGTTDTDWNLDLAHPAATRKDIDYILGHVNSVLAVPLTHDDIEGVYAGLRPLLAGESEQSSKLSREHAVARVAPGLVSIAGGKYTTYRVMGADAVDAAAEDLPGRIAPSCTENVPLVGAEGYQALVNQADRIGARYGVHPYRVRHLLDRYGSELFAVLDLALDPEHADPQLLTAIPGAPEYLQVEILYATLVEGALHVEDVLARRTRISIEYAHRGTESVERVADLMGGVLGWSAEQRAHEVASYVARVEAERLSQTEPDDQAADQARLEAPEVRGRLVSPVA from the coding sequence ATGAATGGTGAGACGGTCGCGGGGCGATTGGGCCCGGCGGAACGGGCGGAGAACTTCCGGCGGCTGGCGGAGGAGACCTTCGACGTCGTCGTCATCGGCGCCGGCGTCGTCGGTGCCGGCGCAGCCCTGGACGCGGCCACCCGCGGCCTGTCCGTGGCGATGATCGAGGCCCGGGACATCTCGTCGGGCACCTCGTCGCGATCGTCGAAGCTCTTCCACGGCGGGCTCCGCTACCTGGAGATGTTCGAGTTCGGGTTGGTGCGGGAGGCCCTGCGGGAGCGCGAGCTGATGCTGACCAAGCTCTGCCCGCACCTGGCCAAGCCGGTCTCGTTCCTGTACCCGCTGTCCAAGAGCGTCGTCGAGCGCCCGTACGTGGGTGCCGGCCTGATGATGTACGACACGATGGGCGGCGCGCGGTCGGTGCCCCGGCACAAGCACCTGACCCGGGCGGGCGCGCTGCGCCTGGTGCCCGGACTGCGACGCGATGCCCTGGTCGGCGGGATCCGCTACTACGACGGCCAGGTGGACGACGCCCGGCACACGCTCGCCGTGGCCCGCACCGCGGCCGCCTACGGCGCGGTGGTGCAGAGCTCGGCGCAGGTCGTCAGCTTCATCAAGGAGGCCGACCGGGTCGCCGGCGTCCGGATCCGTGACGTGGAGAACGCCGACGGGGGACCGGCGGCGACCATCGACGTCAAGGCGCGCGTGGTGATCAACGCGGCCGGGGTGTGGACGGACGAACTGCAGCGGTTGTCCGGCGGGCGGGGCCGGTTCAAGGTCCGCGCGTCCAAGGGTGTGCACCTGGTCGTGGCCCGGGACAAGATCACCTCCGAGAGCGGCATCATCCTCAAGACGGAGAAGTCGGTCCTGTTCGTCATCCCGTGGAAGGCGCACTGGATCATCGGGACCACCGACACCGACTGGAATCTCGATCTCGCGCACCCGGCGGCCACCCGCAAGGACATCGACTACATCCTCGGGCACGTCAACTCGGTGCTGGCCGTGCCGCTCACCCACGACGACATCGAGGGTGTCTACGCCGGGCTGCGCCCGCTGCTGGCGGGGGAGAGCGAGCAGTCCTCCAAGCTGTCCCGCGAGCACGCGGTGGCCCGGGTCGCTCCCGGTCTGGTCTCCATCGCCGGCGGCAAGTACACGACGTACCGCGTGATGGGCGCCGATGCGGTGGACGCGGCCGCCGAGGACCTGCCCGGCCGCATCGCCCCCTCCTGCACCGAGAACGTGCCGCTGGTCGGCGCCGAGGGCTACCAGGCCCTGGTCAACCAGGCCGACCGCATCGGCGCGCGCTACGGCGTCCACCCCTACCGGGTGCGCCACCTGCTGGACCGGTACGGCTCGGAGTTGTTCGCCGTGCTCGACCTGGCGCTGGATCCCGAGCACGCCGACCCGCAGCTGCTCACGGCCATCCCCGGGGCGCCGGAGTACCTGCAGGTGGAGATCCTGTACGCGACGTTGGTCGAGGGGGCGCTGCACGTGGAGGACGTGCTGGCCCGGCGGACCCGCATCTCGATCGAGTACGCGCACCGCGGGACCGAGAGCGTCGAGCGGGTCGCCGATCTCATGGGCGGGGTGCTGGGCTGGTCGGCCGAGCAGCGCGCCCACGAGGTGGCCAGCTACGTGGCCCGGGTCGAGGCCGAGCGGTTGTCGCAGACCGAGCCGGACGACCAGGCAGCCGATCAGGCCCGGCTGGAGGCACCCGAGGTGCGCGGACGGCTGGTGTCCCCGGTCGCCTGA
- the glpK gene encoding glycerol kinase GlpK — MSDYVAAIDQGTTSTRCMVFDHGGRVVSVDQREHEQIFPRAGWVEHDALEIWENTRAVAAAALGRADLTRNDLAAVGITNQRETALVWDRTTGQPVSHAIVWQDTRTGPICDRLAALGGGADRYRATVGLPLATYFSGPKVRWILDNVDGARERAESGDLVFGTMDTWTLWNMTGGVDGGLHVTDPTNASRTLLMDLDTLQWDEDIAAEMGIPLSMLPEIRSSSEVYGAGRARGPFAGVPIAGILGDQQAATFGQACLAVGEAKNTYGTGNFMLLNTGTTKVQSEHGLLTTVCYKIGEQPTVYALEGSIAVSGSLVQWLRDNLGLISSAAEIEQLAATVEDNGGAYFVPAFSGLYAPYWRADARGAVVGLTRYVNKGHIARAVLEATAYQTREVLEAMNADSGVDLTSLKVDGGMTTNETLMQFQADILGVPVIRPVVSETTALGAAYAAGLAVGFWDSEEEIRTNWAQDRQWDPRMDPQLRDRHYRKWRKAVTRTFDWIDEDD; from the coding sequence ATGAGCGACTACGTCGCCGCCATCGACCAGGGCACCACCTCGACCCGGTGCATGGTGTTCGACCACGGGGGCCGCGTGGTCTCGGTCGACCAGCGGGAACACGAACAGATCTTCCCGCGGGCGGGCTGGGTGGAGCACGACGCCCTGGAGATCTGGGAGAACACCCGGGCCGTCGCCGCCGCCGCCCTGGGCAGGGCCGACCTGACCAGGAACGACCTCGCCGCCGTCGGCATCACCAACCAGCGGGAGACCGCGCTCGTCTGGGACCGGACGACCGGGCAGCCGGTGTCCCACGCGATCGTCTGGCAGGACACCCGGACCGGACCGATCTGCGACCGGCTCGCCGCGCTCGGCGGAGGCGCCGACCGGTACAGGGCGACGGTGGGACTGCCGCTGGCGACGTACTTCTCGGGCCCCAAGGTCCGCTGGATCCTCGACAACGTCGACGGCGCCCGGGAGCGGGCCGAGTCCGGCGACCTGGTGTTCGGGACCATGGACACCTGGACCCTCTGGAACATGACGGGCGGGGTCGACGGCGGACTGCACGTCACCGACCCCACCAACGCCTCGCGGACCCTGCTGATGGACCTGGACACCCTGCAGTGGGACGAGGACATCGCCGCGGAGATGGGCATCCCGCTGTCGATGCTGCCGGAGATCCGGTCGTCCTCCGAGGTGTACGGCGCGGGCCGGGCCCGCGGGCCGTTCGCCGGCGTCCCCATCGCCGGCATCCTCGGCGACCAGCAGGCGGCGACCTTCGGCCAGGCCTGCCTGGCCGTCGGCGAGGCCAAGAACACCTACGGCACCGGCAATTTCATGCTGCTGAACACCGGCACGACGAAGGTGCAGTCCGAGCACGGCCTGCTGACGACCGTGTGCTACAAGATCGGCGAGCAGCCCACCGTGTACGCGTTGGAGGGCAGCATAGCGGTGTCCGGGTCGCTCGTGCAGTGGCTCCGCGACAACCTCGGCCTGATCTCCTCCGCCGCCGAGATCGAACAGCTCGCCGCCACCGTCGAGGACAACGGCGGCGCCTATTTCGTCCCCGCGTTCTCCGGCCTGTACGCGCCGTACTGGCGGGCCGACGCCCGCGGCGCCGTCGTCGGGCTCACCCGGTACGTGAACAAGGGCCACATCGCCCGCGCCGTCCTGGAGGCCACCGCCTACCAGACCAGGGAGGTGCTGGAGGCGATGAACGCCGACTCCGGTGTCGACCTCACCTCCCTCAAGGTCGACGGCGGCATGACGACGAACGAGACCCTGATGCAGTTCCAGGCCGACATCCTCGGTGTCCCGGTCATCCGACCGGTCGTCAGCGAGACCACCGCCCTGGGCGCCGCCTACGCCGCCGGCCTCGCCGTGGGGTTCTGGGACTCCGAGGAGGAGATCCGCACCAACTGGGCCCAGGACAGGCAGTGGGACCCGCGGATGGATCCCCAGCTCCGCGACCGGCACTACCGCAAGTGGCGCAAGGCCGTCACCAGGACCTTCGACTGGATCGACGAGGACGACTGA
- a CDS encoding NAD(P)H-quinone dehydrogenase — protein sequence MPRIVIIGGGPAGYESALTARQLGAEVILVEDEGVGGGCVLYDCVPSKTFIASAGGRTAALAAGELGVMIDDEQVTVDLRTVNERVEGLALAQSLDIRNRLELEGVEIVAGRAQLADSAPGLAAHRVEITGADGTNRVVDTELVLLATGASPRVLDTAMPDGERILTWRQIYDLTELPEHLIVVGSGVTGAEFASAYTEMGVQVTLVSSRDRVLPGEDADAAAVIEQVFHDRGATLAKQARAASVVREGDGVLVTLVDGREVRGSHCLMTVGSVPNSADLGLEKVGVETGPGGFITVDRVSRTNVTGIYAAGDCTGVLMLASVAAMQGRIAIWHALGEGAPPLRLKSVSSNIFTHPEIATVGVSQSEVDNGTVPARALLFPLATNARAKMLGLNEGFVKLIVRPATGIIIGGVVVSPAASELILAISVAVQNRLTVKDLAYSFSVYPSLSGTITELGRRLINYAGDLG from the coding sequence ATGCCACGCATCGTCATCATCGGTGGAGGCCCCGCCGGGTACGAGTCCGCCCTGACGGCGCGCCAGCTGGGCGCCGAGGTGATCCTCGTCGAGGACGAGGGGGTCGGCGGTGGCTGCGTCCTCTACGACTGCGTCCCGTCCAAGACGTTCATCGCCTCCGCCGGTGGCCGCACCGCCGCCCTGGCGGCCGGCGAACTCGGCGTGATGATCGACGACGAGCAGGTCACGGTCGATCTGCGGACCGTCAACGAGCGGGTCGAGGGCCTGGCCCTGGCCCAGTCCCTGGACATCCGCAACCGGCTCGAGCTGGAGGGGGTGGAGATCGTCGCCGGGCGCGCCCAGCTCGCCGACTCCGCCCCGGGCCTGGCCGCCCACCGGGTCGAGATCACCGGCGCCGACGGGACGAACCGGGTGGTGGACACCGAGCTGGTGCTGCTGGCCACCGGGGCCAGCCCCCGCGTCCTGGACACCGCCATGCCGGACGGCGAGCGCATCCTGACCTGGCGGCAGATCTACGACCTCACCGAGCTGCCCGAGCACCTGATCGTCGTCGGCTCCGGGGTCACCGGGGCCGAGTTCGCGTCCGCCTACACCGAGATGGGCGTGCAGGTCACCCTGGTCTCCAGCCGCGACCGGGTGCTGCCCGGCGAGGACGCCGACGCGGCCGCCGTCATCGAGCAGGTGTTCCACGACCGCGGGGCGACCCTGGCCAAGCAGGCCCGCGCGGCCTCGGTGGTCCGGGAGGGCGACGGGGTGCTCGTCACCCTCGTCGACGGCCGCGAGGTCCGCGGCAGCCACTGCCTCATGACGGTCGGCTCCGTCCCGAACAGCGCCGACCTCGGGCTGGAGAAGGTCGGTGTCGAGACGGGCCCAGGCGGGTTCATCACCGTCGACCGCGTCTCCCGCACCAACGTGACCGGCATCTACGCGGCCGGCGACTGCACCGGGGTGCTCATGCTGGCCTCCGTCGCCGCCATGCAGGGTCGCATCGCGATCTGGCACGCGCTGGGCGAGGGTGCTCCGCCGTTGCGCCTGAAGTCGGTGTCCTCGAACATCTTCACCCACCCGGAGATCGCCACGGTCGGTGTCTCGCAGAGCGAGGTGGACAACGGCACCGTCCCCGCCCGCGCCCTGCTCTTCCCGCTCGCCACCAACGCGCGGGCCAAGATGCTCGGCCTCAACGAGGGCTTCGTGAAGCTCATCGTGCGGCCGGCCACCGGCATCATCATCGGCGGCGTCGTGGTGTCCCCGGCCGCCTCCGAGCTGATCCTCGCCATCTCGGTCGCCGTGCAGAACCGGCTCACCGTCAAGGATCTCGCCTACAGCTTCAGCGTCTACCCCTCCCTGTCCGGCACCATCACCGAGCTCGGCCGTCGCCTCATCAACTACGCGGGGGACCTGGGCTGA
- a CDS encoding gamma-glutamylcyclotransferase — protein sequence MALYAAFGPNMDPAQMTRRCPSSPMVGTGWLPGWRLTFGGEDLLWEGALAMVVQDTDAAGARADTASAGVFVVLYDITDADEKTLDSWEGADLGLYTKIRLMIHTLDGDVLAWMYALQAFEGGLPSARYLGAVSDAAEAAGAPSEYVSDLRRRPCRSNSV from the coding sequence ATGGCGTTGTACGCGGCCTTCGGCCCCAACATGGACCCGGCCCAGATGACCCGGCGGTGCCCGTCGTCCCCGATGGTGGGTACCGGCTGGCTGCCGGGCTGGCGACTCACCTTCGGCGGCGAGGACCTGCTCTGGGAGGGCGCCCTGGCGATGGTCGTCCAGGACACGGACGCCGCCGGGGCCCGGGCCGACACGGCCTCGGCCGGAGTCTTCGTCGTCCTCTACGACATCACCGATGCGGACGAGAAGACGCTGGACTCGTGGGAGGGCGCCGATCTCGGGCTCTACACGAAGATCCGGCTGATGATCCACACCCTGGACGGTGACGTGCTGGCCTGGATGTACGCGCTGCAGGCGTTCGAGGGCGGACTGCCCTCCGCCCGGTACCTGGGGGCCGTGTCCGACGCGGCGGAGGCCGCCGGGGCACCGTCCGAGTACGTCTCCGACCTCCGTCGCCGACCCTGCCGGTCCAACAGCGTCTGA
- a CDS encoding amidohydrolase — MDRSPPLLSVPAPDEIVDPGAGRGPAWLDELLTDRLADLVAVRRRVHRHPELGRRESATTALIVRTLTEVGIPVRVLPGGTGAVADIGTHGPIIGLRADIDALPMREATGLPYSSTIPDLAHMCGHDAHLTVLLGAALALHRAPSLPGRVRLIFQPAEEVFPGGSHDVIAAGMLDGVEKLFALHCDPRLPVGQVGLKVGAITSTSDVVEVRITGPGGHTSRPHLTTDLVYALGMLITGLPALLTRRMDPRSAAVMVWGSVHAGQAPNAIPQDGVVRGTLRLMNRAAWDSAERIVRELVGELLAPTRAEYELTYSRGVPPVDNDLVCSTVQRIAVEQGLGADRVAVAEQSTGAEDFAVYLDHVPGSLARLGVWDGVGRQVDLHSPQFVLDERALAVGIRLMTHTALAAFQA; from the coding sequence ATGGACCGGTCCCCGCCCCTGCTCAGCGTTCCCGCCCCGGACGAGATCGTCGATCCGGGTGCCGGACGCGGTCCGGCGTGGCTGGACGAGCTGCTCACCGACCGGCTGGCCGACCTGGTGGCCGTGCGCCGCCGGGTGCACCGGCACCCCGAGCTGGGTCGCCGCGAGTCGGCCACGACGGCGTTGATCGTGCGGACCCTGACCGAGGTCGGGATCCCGGTGCGCGTGCTGCCCGGCGGGACCGGGGCCGTCGCCGACATCGGCACGCACGGCCCGATCATCGGGCTGCGGGCCGACATCGACGCGCTGCCGATGCGCGAGGCGACCGGTCTCCCGTACTCGTCGACGATCCCGGATCTGGCCCACATGTGCGGCCACGACGCCCATCTCACCGTCCTGCTGGGTGCGGCCCTGGCTCTGCACCGCGCGCCCTCGCTGCCCGGTCGGGTCCGGCTGATCTTCCAGCCGGCCGAGGAGGTCTTCCCCGGCGGCTCGCACGACGTCATCGCGGCCGGGATGCTCGACGGGGTCGAGAAGCTGTTCGCCCTGCACTGCGACCCCCGGCTTCCCGTCGGTCAGGTCGGCCTCAAGGTCGGCGCGATCACCTCCACGTCCGACGTCGTCGAGGTGCGCATCACCGGCCCCGGCGGACACACCTCCCGGCCGCACCTGACCACCGATCTGGTGTACGCGCTGGGCATGCTCATCACCGGCCTGCCCGCCCTGCTGACCCGCCGGATGGACCCCCGGTCGGCCGCGGTGATGGTGTGGGGCTCGGTGCACGCCGGCCAGGCGCCCAACGCGATCCCGCAGGACGGTGTCGTCCGCGGCACACTGCGGTTGATGAACCGGGCCGCCTGGGACTCCGCGGAGCGGATCGTCCGGGAGCTGGTCGGCGAGCTGCTGGCCCCCACCCGCGCCGAGTACGAGCTCACCTACAGCCGGGGCGTGCCGCCCGTCGACAACGACCTGGTGTGCTCGACCGTCCAGCGGATCGCGGTGGAGCAGGGGTTGGGCGCCGACCGGGTCGCGGTGGCCGAGCAGTCGACCGGCGCCGAGGACTTCGCGGTCTACCTCGATCACGTACCCGGGTCGCTGGCCCGGCTGGGTGTCTGGGACGGCGTGGGTCGCCAGGTCGACCTGCACTCCCCGCAGTTCGTCCTGGACGAACGCGCCCTCGCCGTCGGCATCCGGCTGATGACGCACACCGCGCTGGCCGCGTTCCAGGCGTAG
- a CDS encoding glutamate--cysteine ligase translates to MGDEISSGTFTREQRARYRAKVRRCLDVFERMLSEHQFDTDQALTGLEIELNLVGSDWMPAMRNAEVLHRIADPAFQTELGRYNIELNVPPRALTGDSARELEAALRASLDHAEAMANEAGSEIIMIGILPTLTADHLDGDWMSANPRYAALDDAVFAARREDLELDIVGEESLRMDADTIAPESACTSVQLHSQVAPGEFAQYWNAAQTLAGPQLALGANSPFLFGKRLWAETRVELFLQATDTRSPELKNQGVRPPVFFGERWITSIFDLFEENVRYFPALLPETTDEDPEAVLASGQAPRLQELRLHNGTVYRWNRPVYDTVDGRAHVRVENRVLPAGPTVVDVLANAAFYHGALEMLAHDERPVWTKMSFDAAHANFLSGARHGVEAQFYWPGFGEVSWDELLLRHLLPLAHAGLERRGVSAPVRERYLGIVEARCKTRRNGAWWQSETVAALERRGASRSEALTGMLRLYSAGMHSNEPVHTWDVPG, encoded by the coding sequence GTGGGTGACGAGATCTCCTCGGGGACCTTCACCCGGGAGCAGCGGGCCCGCTACCGGGCGAAGGTCCGGCGGTGTCTGGACGTCTTCGAACGCATGCTCTCCGAGCACCAGTTCGACACCGACCAGGCGCTCACCGGCCTGGAGATCGAGCTGAACCTCGTCGGCTCGGACTGGATGCCGGCGATGCGCAACGCCGAGGTGCTGCACCGCATCGCCGACCCGGCCTTCCAGACCGAGCTCGGGCGCTACAACATCGAGCTGAACGTCCCCCCGCGGGCGCTGACCGGGGATTCCGCCCGGGAACTCGAGGCGGCCCTGCGGGCGTCGCTGGACCACGCCGAGGCCATGGCCAACGAGGCCGGCTCCGAGATCATCATGATCGGCATCCTGCCCACGCTCACCGCCGATCATCTCGACGGCGACTGGATGAGCGCCAACCCCCGCTACGCCGCGTTGGACGACGCCGTGTTCGCCGCCCGCCGGGAGGATCTCGAGCTCGACATCGTCGGCGAGGAATCGCTGCGGATGGACGCCGACACCATCGCCCCGGAGTCGGCGTGCACCTCGGTCCAGCTGCACTCGCAGGTGGCGCCGGGCGAGTTCGCCCAGTACTGGAACGCCGCCCAGACCCTGGCCGGCCCGCAGCTGGCCCTGGGCGCGAACTCCCCGTTCCTGTTCGGCAAGCGACTCTGGGCCGAGACCCGGGTGGAGCTCTTCCTGCAGGCCACCGACACCCGCTCACCGGAGTTGAAGAACCAGGGTGTCCGGCCGCCGGTCTTCTTCGGCGAACGGTGGATCACCTCCATCTTCGACCTGTTCGAGGAGAACGTGCGCTACTTCCCGGCGCTGCTGCCGGAGACCACCGACGAGGACCCGGAAGCCGTGCTGGCCTCCGGCCAGGCCCCCCGACTGCAGGAGCTGCGTCTGCACAACGGGACGGTCTACCGCTGGAACCGGCCGGTCTACGACACCGTCGACGGCCGGGCCCACGTCCGGGTGGAGAACCGGGTGCTGCCCGCCGGCCCCACGGTCGTGGACGTGCTGGCCAACGCGGCGTTCTACCACGGGGCGCTGGAGATGCTGGCCCACGACGAACGTCCGGTGTGGACGAAGATGTCGTTCGACGCGGCCCACGCGAACTTCCTGTCCGGGGCCCGGCACGGGGTCGAGGCCCAGTTCTACTGGCCGGGTTTCGGCGAGGTGTCCTGGGACGAACTGCTGCTGCGCCACCTGCTGCCGCTGGCCCACGCCGGGCTGGAACGGCGCGGCGTGTCCGCCCCGGTCCGCGAGCGGTACCTGGGCATCGTCGAGGCCCGCTGCAAGACCCGGCGCAACGGTGCCTGGTGGCAGAGCGAGACGGTGGCCGCCCTGGAACGCCGGGGAGCATCCCGCTCCGAGGCCTTGACCGGAATGCTCCGGCTGTACTCCGCCGGCATGCACTCCAACGAACCGGTGCACACCTGGGACGTCCCGGGCTGA
- a CDS encoding methylmalonyl-CoA mutase family protein yields MDPTAAQPPAVDGPYPAWLAAAAVVLQRGGTRPVDPVDVPALLGSTTVEGLAVPPLGAPGGPTPLGPATARTTAGWDIRSLVAATDAHAAGVAAITDLQHGATSLWWAVGGAGTAPGDLAPALDGVWLDAAPVVLLAGGDTTDLTAARALAAVLIRSGVTPAPGTGLGADPVGRALLDGRSDPGADVGALIELAGALGVGAFVADGSVAHRRGAGDAATLGYTLAAGTSYLRELVDAGVPTAQAFSMLQVRLAVSDEQFVGTATLRAARRLWARIGEIVGVDPWAAGLTLHAVTSWPMMTAIDPWVNLVRTTVAAFAAAVGGAHAVTVLPFDLPLGAPDQLGRRMAVAQSLVLMREAQVGQVQDPTAGAVALEQLTDTLAVAGWAEFQRLEEAGGVVDALQNGVLDGGFAAARSERSRRLATRSRPITGVSEFPTTDPTPARSPGGGVFDRAERWSVPFEDLRAAPPATVAVLDLGGSPARRSWIENLLQVGGLETRLPTGDDPVAVLVGSDEHCAEHAGRRIGELRAAGTGWIALAGRPTPGLGALLDDHVAPGADVLAFLHRTRDALHADAGTPR; encoded by the coding sequence ATGGACCCGACGGCAGCGCAGCCACCCGCGGTCGACGGGCCGTATCCGGCCTGGCTGGCCGCCGCCGCAGTGGTGCTGCAGCGCGGCGGTACCCGCCCGGTCGACCCGGTCGACGTGCCGGCCCTGCTCGGGTCCACCACCGTGGAGGGGCTCGCCGTCCCGCCGCTGGGCGCACCGGGCGGCCCGACCCCGCTCGGTCCGGCCACGGCCCGCACCACAGCCGGCTGGGACATCCGCAGCCTCGTCGCCGCGACCGACGCCCACGCGGCCGGCGTCGCGGCCATCACCGATCTGCAGCACGGGGCCACCTCGCTGTGGTGGGCGGTCGGCGGCGCCGGGACGGCCCCGGGCGACCTGGCCCCGGCGCTGGACGGGGTGTGGCTCGACGCGGCACCGGTCGTCCTCCTGGCCGGCGGCGACACCACCGACCTGACCGCCGCCCGAGCCCTGGCCGCCGTGCTGATCCGGAGCGGGGTGACGCCGGCGCCCGGCACCGGCCTGGGCGCCGACCCCGTCGGTCGGGCGCTGCTCGACGGGCGGTCCGACCCGGGTGCGGATGTCGGCGCACTGATCGAGCTGGCCGGCGCGCTGGGCGTCGGCGCGTTCGTCGCCGACGGCTCGGTGGCCCACCGCCGCGGCGCGGGTGACGCGGCCACCCTCGGGTACACACTGGCCGCCGGCACCAGCTATCTCCGGGAGCTGGTGGACGCCGGAGTGCCCACTGCGCAGGCATTCTCGATGCTGCAGGTGCGGCTGGCGGTGAGCGATGAGCAGTTCGTGGGGACGGCGACGCTGCGGGCCGCCCGGCGACTGTGGGCCCGGATCGGCGAGATCGTCGGCGTCGACCCGTGGGCGGCCGGCCTGACCCTGCACGCGGTGACGTCCTGGCCGATGATGACGGCGATCGACCCGTGGGTGAACCTGGTGCGCACCACCGTCGCCGCCTTCGCCGCGGCCGTCGGGGGCGCCCACGCCGTCACCGTCCTCCCGTTCGACCTGCCCCTGGGCGCACCGGACCAGCTCGGCCGCCGGATGGCCGTCGCCCAGTCGCTCGTCCTGATGCGGGAGGCGCAGGTGGGGCAGGTGCAGGACCCGACCGCCGGTGCCGTGGCCCTGGAGCAGCTGACCGACACCCTGGCCGTGGCCGGCTGGGCGGAGTTCCAGCGTCTGGAGGAGGCCGGCGGTGTCGTCGACGCCCTGCAGAACGGAGTGCTGGACGGGGGTTTCGCCGCCGCCCGCAGCGAGCGGTCGCGGCGCCTGGCCACCCGCAGCCGACCGATCACCGGCGTCTCGGAGTTCCCGACGACCGACCCGACCCCGGCCCGATCCCCCGGTGGCGGCGTCTTCGACCGGGCCGAGCGATGGTCGGTGCCGTTCGAAGACCTGCGGGCCGCACCGCCGGCCACCGTGGCCGTGCTGGACCTGGGGGGCTCCCCCGCCCGACGGTCCTGGATCGAGAACCTCCTGCAGGTCGGGGGTCTCGAGACTCGGCTGCCCACCGGCGATGACCCGGTGGCCGTCCTGGTCGGCAGTGACGAGCACTGCGCCGAGCACGCCGGGCGGCGCATCGGCGAGCTGCGGGCCGCCGGGACCGGGTGGATAGCGCTGGCCGGTCGCCCGACACCCGGCCTGGGTGCCCTCCTCGACGACCATGTCGCCCCCGGGGCGGACGTGCTCGCCTTCCTGCACCGCACCCGGGACGCCCTGCACGCGGACGCGGGTACCCCCCGATGA